A stretch of Caenorhabditis elegans chromosome IV DNA encodes these proteins:
- the oac-38 gene encoding Acyl_transf_3 domain-containing protein (Partially confirmed by transcript evidence) has translation MNKRLDPQGVRGLAILSVLGFHFLPDVFPNGYLGVDQFFVLSGFLMCMLLRKSSISASYKSNFQFIVAFYHRRLKRILPLYLLVIMSSSIFLFWMIPDTALLTNLRSGEKALIFISNRMATLEEDYFARLSYATDIFTHTWSLSVEVQFYLIIPLIYLLIIRTLPQKCHILCFTILGLFSFMYSKLFCTETEAFNSVFARVWQFAIGIIANIVSETKLWSDDYNQIEGSKNAMIWKKVMKNCCLVLMIVVLIYPIKLPAGTIRTLFTIVTGLLIMISQNDEILSVRVLTYIGDVSYSLYLIHWPIYAYWKLVLSAGSTMNFQLLLIFLISVVLSVISFEFFEKKYLRLPDRQITKICIFLFLTNVILLEYPRVEDILTAPGFGSRLDGLDENTYMSYEKVESLHRKWSIYDYRNFYAPSCDYGDGAGPLGWCEHTGLDKRNGKFKFLLIGNCWAANHARIFYDECKVQAKRIVQFSEAGCDPLVSHRYNVEYCVPALDRYAEQVEKEKPDYLFLMSRMFDIGDPIPQNATVLGYDPISQSMKNQLNKMVKHVKKKIYILTSLPAIIDGNIAKIVEKLRSGADMDEFDR, from the exons ATGAACAAACGGCTGGATCCTCAAGGAGTTCGAGGCTTGGCAATACTATCCGTTTTAGGATTTCACTTCCTGCCAGATGTATTTCCTAATGGATACTTAGGAGTTGATCA ATTCTTTGTATTATCTGGATTTTTAATGTGTATGCTCCTaagaaaatcttcaatttctgCAAGCTATAAatccaatttccaatttattgTTGCATTTTATCATCGGCGTCTTAAACGTATACTTCCATTATACCTACTCGTAATTATGTCTTCTTCAATATTCTTATTCTGGATGATACCAGATACTGCCCTGCTGACAAATCTGAGATCAGGAGAAAAggctttaatttttatatcaaaTCGTATGGCGACATTAGAAGAAGATTATTTTGCACGG TTATCTTATGCAACTGATATCTTCACACATACATGGTCATTATCAGTGGAAGTTCAATTCTACCTTATCATACCTTTGATCTACCTGTTAATTATCAGAACTTTACCTCAAAAGTGccatattttatgttttactATACTTGGCTTATTTTCTTTTATGTATTCCAAACTGTTTTGTACAGAAACTGAAGCATTTAACAGTGTATTTGCTAGAGTTTGGCAATTTGCAATAG GAATAATTGCCAACATAGTCAGTGAAACCAAATTATGGTCTGATGATTATAATCAAATTGAAGGTTCGAAGAATGCcatgatttggaaaaaagttatgaaaaattgttgtctAGTTTTAATGATTGTGGTTCTCATTTATCCAATAAAATTACCAGCGGGAACTATTAG AACTTTGTTCACAATTGTTACGGGATTATTGATCATGATATCACAAAACGATGAAATCTTATCTGTTCGAGTTTTAACTTATATCGGTGATGTATCATACTCTTTATACCTTATTCATTGGCCAATTTATGCATACTGGAAGTTAGTATTGAGTGCCGGATCaacaatgaattttcaattactattaatttttctgatatctGTTGTTTTATCAGTcattagttttgaattttttgaaaa aaaatatttgagacTACCCGACAGACAGATaacgaaaatttgcatttttctattctTGACCAACGTTATTTTATTGGAATATCCCCGCGTTGAAGACATTCTCACAGCTCCCGGATTTGGCTCTAGGTTAGATGGTTTGGATGAAAATACGTATATGAGCTATG aaaaagtaGAGAGCCTTCATCGGAAATGGTCCATTTATGATTATCGAAACTTTTATGCGCCATCATGTGATTATGGGGATGGTGCAGGACCACTTGGTTGGTGTGAGCACACT gGTCTCGATAAGAGAAAcggtaaatttaaatttcttctcATTGGAAATTGTTGGGCAGCTAATCATGCTAGAATATTTTACGATGAATGTAAAGTGCAGGCAAAACGTATCGTACAATTCTCGGAGGCAG GTTGTGACCCACTGGTTTCTCATAGATATAATGTTGAATACTGTGTTCCCGCTCTAGATCGGTACGCGGAACaggttgaaaaagaaaaaccagaTTACCTATTtttaatgtcaag AATGTTTGACATTGGAGACCCGATTCCTCAAAATGCAACAGTTCTAGGTTATGATCCTATATCTCAgtcaatgaaaaatcaattaaacaAAATGGTTAAACatgtcaaaaaaaagatttatatTCTGACGTCATTGCCGGCAATAATAGATGGGAACATTGCTAAAATCGTGGAAAAACTAAGAAGCGGTGCAGATATGGATGAATTTGAT AGATAA